The following coding sequences lie in one Arabidopsis thaliana chromosome 3, partial sequence genomic window:
- a CDS encoding P-loop containing nucleoside triphosphate hydrolases superfamily protein: MMMGNTFGSSLASLFFLWATIQQIFPNHLRIAIKEFLISTIQQLSFVQRFSDRFINFFSPYVEISFSQYEDYQFNHAFAAIETYLGAKATDKAKHLRASQVKESKGLVLKRDETKVRDEYEGEGKSIQAKSKQMKLFTNNPSSHWGTSKKSFWRYIDFEHPASFHTLAMDTKKKEEILNDLAAFSNGKEYYKKIGKAWKRGYLLHGPPGTGKSTMIAAMANHLNYSIYDLELTAIRNNSELRKLLTATSSKSIIVIEDIDCSLDLTGKRKKEKNLMTSREDGEQGTEEDKSFVTLSGLLNFIDGIWSACGQERIIIFTTNHFEKLDPALIRRGRMDMHIELSYCSFEAFKILAKNYLDLDTHPLFKKIESLLKETKIAPADVAENLMKKNTEIDADGSLKDLIQALEGKKKIHGAQVDEPKDKYTKKFYKAFCMSSKA, encoded by the exons ATGATGATGGGAAATACATTTGGTTCAAGTTTGGCGAGTTTATTCTTCTTGTGGGCAACTATTCAACAAATCTTCCCAAACCATCTCAGAATCGCCATTAAAGAGTTTCTTATCTCCACAATACAACAACTCTCATTTGTCCAGAGATTTTCCGACAGATTCATCAACTTCTTTTCGCCTTATGTCGAAATCAGCTTCTCTCAATACGAAGATTATCAATTCAATCACGCATTTGCAGCCATTGAGACTTACCTTGGGGCAAAAGCAACTGATAAAGCCAAGCATCTAAGAGCAAGCCAAGTTAAAGAGAGTAAAGGTTTGGTCTTGAAACGAGACGAGACTAAAGTCCGAGATGAGTATGAAGGAG aAGGCAAATCGATTCAAGCCAAGAGCAAGCAGATGAAGTTGTTCACAAATAATCCGAGTTCTCACTGGGGCACTAGCAAGAAGAGTTTTTGGAGATATATTGATTTTGAGCATCCCGCAAGTTTTCACACGCTAGCTATggatacaaagaagaaagaggagatCTTGAATGATCTTGCTGCGTTTAGCAATGGTAAAGAGTATTACAAGAAAATAGGTAAAGCTTGGAAGAGGGGTTACTTGCTACATGGACCACCAGGGACCGGTAAATCAACAATGATCGCTGCAATGGCGAATCATTTAAACTATAGTATCTATGATCTTGAACTCACGGCTATACGTAACAACTCGGAGTTGAGGAAGCTACTCACTGCTACTTCTAGCAAGTCGATCATCGTGATTGAAGATATAGATTGTTCTTTGGATCTTAcgggaaagagaaagaaagagaaaaacttgaTGACCTCGAGAGAAGATGGAGAACAAGGTACCGAAGAAGACAAGAGTTTTGTAACACTCTCGGGGCTTTTGAACTTCATTGATGGCATTTGGTCTGCTTGTGGACAAGAGAGGATTATTATCTTCACTACGAATCACTTTGAGAAACTTGACCCGGCTTTGATCAGGAGAGGGAGAATGGACATGCATATTGAGTTGTCATACTGTTCTTTCGAGGCGTTTAAGATTCTCGCCAAGAACTATCTTGATCTTGATACTCATCCTCTATTCAAGAAGATCGAATCATTATTGAAGGAAACGAAGATCGCACCAGCTGATGTTGCTGAGaacttgatgaagaagaatactGAAATAGATGCTGATGGATCTCTTAAAGATCTAATTCAAGCTCTggaggggaagaagaagattcatggAGCTCAAGTAGATGAACCGAAGGACAAATATACCAAGAAGTTTTATAAAGCATTTTGCATGTCATCTAAAGCCTGA
- a CDS encoding P-loop containing nucleoside triphosphate hydrolases superfamily protein (P-loop containing nucleoside triphosphate hydrolases superfamily protein; FUNCTIONS IN: nucleoside-triphosphatase activity, ATPase activity, nucleotide binding, ATP binding; INVOLVED IN: N-terminal protein myristoylation; LOCATED IN: endomembrane system; EXPRESSED IN: flower; EXPRESSED DURING: petal differentiation and expansion stage; CONTAINS InterPro DOMAIN/s: ATPase, AAA-type, core (InterPro:IPR003959), ATPase, AAA+ type, core (InterPro:IPR003593), ATPase, AAA-type, conserved site (InterPro:IPR003960); BEST Arabidopsis thaliana protein match is: P-loop containing nucleoside triphosphate hydrolases superfamily protein (TAIR:AT3G28610.1); Has 21037 Blast hits to 19726 proteins in 2862 species: Archae - 1274; Bacteria - 7399; Metazoa - 2914; Fungi - 2841; Plants - 2424; Viruses - 34; Other Eukaryotes - 4151 (source: NCBI BLink).) — translation MMMGNTFGSSLASLFFLWATIQQIFPNHLRIAIKEFLISTIQQLSFVQRFSDRFINFFSPYVEISFSQYEDYQFNHAFAAIETYLGAKATDKAKHLRASQVKESKGLVLKRDETKVRDEYEGGTVWWEMETDSTGYRTFKLTFHRRSRDIVTDSYIKYVFEEGKSIQAKSKQMKLFTNNPSSHWGTSKKSFWRYIDFEHPASFHTLAMDTKKKEEILNDLAAFSNGKEYYKKIGKAWKRGYLLHGPPGTGKSTMIAAMANHLNYSIYDLELTAIRNNSELRKLLTATSSKSIIVIEDIDCSLDLTGKRKKEKNLMTSREDGEQGTEEDKSFVTLSGLLNFIDGIWSACGQERIIIFTTNHFEKLDPALIRRGRMDMHIELSYCSFEAFKILAKNYLDLDTHPLFKKIESLLKETKIAPADVAENLMKKNTEIDADGSLKDLIQALEGKKKIHGAQVDEPKDKYTKKFYKAFCMSSKA, via the coding sequence ATGATGATGGGAAATACATTTGGTTCAAGTTTGGCGAGTTTATTCTTCTTGTGGGCAACTATTCAACAAATCTTCCCAAACCATCTCAGAATCGCCATTAAAGAGTTTCTTATCTCCACAATACAACAACTCTCATTTGTCCAGAGATTTTCCGACAGATTCATCAACTTCTTTTCGCCTTATGTCGAAATCAGCTTCTCTCAATACGAAGATTATCAATTCAATCACGCATTTGCAGCCATTGAGACTTACCTTGGGGCAAAAGCAACTGATAAAGCCAAGCATCTAAGAGCAAGCCAAGTTAAAGAGAGTAAAGGTTTGGTCTTGAAACGAGACGAGACTAAAGTCCGAGATGAGTATGAAGGAGGTACTGTCTGGTGGGAGATGGAAACCGACTCCACAGGATATAGAACATTCAAACTCACTTTCCATAGACGCTCGCGAGATATTGTAACCGACTCTtacataaaatatgtttttgaagaAGGCAAATCGATTCAAGCCAAGAGCAAGCAGATGAAGTTGTTCACAAATAATCCGAGTTCTCACTGGGGCACTAGCAAGAAGAGTTTTTGGAGATATATTGATTTTGAGCATCCCGCAAGTTTTCACACGCTAGCTATggatacaaagaagaaagaggagatCTTGAATGATCTTGCTGCGTTTAGCAATGGTAAAGAGTATTACAAGAAAATAGGTAAAGCTTGGAAGAGGGGTTACTTGCTACATGGACCACCAGGGACCGGTAAATCAACAATGATCGCTGCAATGGCGAATCATTTAAACTATAGTATCTATGATCTTGAACTCACGGCTATACGTAACAACTCGGAGTTGAGGAAGCTACTCACTGCTACTTCTAGCAAGTCGATCATCGTGATTGAAGATATAGATTGTTCTTTGGATCTTAcgggaaagagaaagaaagagaaaaacttgaTGACCTCGAGAGAAGATGGAGAACAAGGTACCGAAGAAGACAAGAGTTTTGTAACACTCTCGGGGCTTTTGAACTTCATTGATGGCATTTGGTCTGCTTGTGGACAAGAGAGGATTATTATCTTCACTACGAATCACTTTGAGAAACTTGACCCGGCTTTGATCAGGAGAGGGAGAATGGACATGCATATTGAGTTGTCATACTGTTCTTTCGAGGCGTTTAAGATTCTCGCCAAGAACTATCTTGATCTTGATACTCATCCTCTATTCAAGAAGATCGAATCATTATTGAAGGAAACGAAGATCGCACCAGCTGATGTTGCTGAGaacttgatgaagaagaatactGAAATAGATGCTGATGGATCTCTTAAAGATCTAATTCAAGCTCTggaggggaagaagaagattcatggAGCTCAAGTAGATGAACCGAAGGACAAATATACCAAGAAGTTTTATAAAGCATTTTGCATGTCATCTAAAGCCTGA
- a CDS encoding P-loop containing nucleoside triphosphate hydrolases superfamily protein (P-loop containing nucleoside triphosphate hydrolases superfamily protein; FUNCTIONS IN: nucleoside-triphosphatase activity, ATPase activity, nucleotide binding, ATP binding; LOCATED IN: endomembrane system; CONTAINS InterPro DOMAIN/s: ATPase, AAA+ type, core (InterPro:IPR003593), ATPase, AAA-type, core (InterPro:IPR003959), ATPase, AAA-type, conserved site (InterPro:IPR003960); BEST Arabidopsis thaliana protein match is: P-loop containing nucleoside triphosphate hydrolases superfamily protein (TAIR:AT3G28600.1); Has 20028 Blast hits to 18965 proteins in 2818 species: Archae - 1192; Bacteria - 7323; Metazoa - 2850; Fungi - 2545; Plants - 2245; Viruses - 32; Other Eukaryotes - 3841 (source: NCBI BLink).), with translation MMGNMFGSSLASLFFLWATIQQIFPNHLKIAIKEFFLSTIQQISFAKRFSDKFINFFSPYVQINFSEYEDYRVNHAFDPIETYLGAKATDKAKHLRASQVRESKGLVLKRDETKVRDEYEGIRVWWEMETDSAGYKTLKLTFHRRSRDIVTNSYIKYVVEEGKSIDAKNKKMKLFTNNPSSHWGSSKTSFWRYIDFEHPATFETLAMDPKKKEQILNDLAAFNNGKDYYKKIGKAWKRGYLLYGPPGTGKSTMIAAMANLLNYSIYDLELTAIQNNSELRKILTATSNKSIIVIEDIDCSLDLTGKRKKKESNLMIWRKDGDQDNEENKSFVTLSGLLNFIDGIWSACGQERIIVFTTNHLAKLDPALIRRGRMDMHIELSYCTFEAFKTLAKNYLDLDSHPLFSKIESLMKETNIAPADVAENLMKKNRETDADGSLNDLIESLERKKKVQIAQVDEHKEYSNKIVEAFRKLF, from the coding sequence ATGATGGGAAATATGTTTGGTTCAAGCTTGGCgagtttgttcttcttgtggGCAACTATTCAACAAATCTTCCCTAACCACCTTAAGATCGCCATTAAGGAGTTTTTTCTCTCTACAATCCAGCAAATCTCTTTTGCCAAGAGATTTTCCGACAAATTCATTAACTTTTTCTCACCTTATGTCCAAATCAACTTCTCTGAATACGAAGATTATCGAGTCAATCACGCTTTCGACCCTATCGAGACTTACCTTGGAGCAAAAGCAACTGATAAAGCCAAGCATCTAAGAGCAAGCCAGGTTAGAGAGAGTAAGGGCTTGGTTTTAAAACGAGACGAGACTAAAGTCCGAGATGAGTATGAAGGAATTCGTGTCTGGTGGGAGATGGAAACCGACTCCGCAGGATATAAAACATTGAAGCTCACTTTCCATAGACGCTCGCGAGATATTGTAACCAACTCTTACATAAAAtatgttgttgaagaaggcaAATCGATTGATGctaagaacaagaagatgaagttgtTCACAAACAATCCGAGTTCTCATTGGGGATCCAGCAAGACTAGTTTTTGGAGATATATTGACTTTGAGCATCCTGCGACTTTCGAGACGTTAGCTATGGAtccgaagaagaaagagcagATCTTGAATGATCTTGCTGCGTTTAATAACGGTAAAGATTATTACAAGAAGATTGGGAAAGCTTGGAAGAGGGGTTACTTGCTCTATGGACCACCGGGAACCGGTAAATCAACAATGATCGCTGCAATGGCGAATCTTTTGAACTATAGTATCTACGATCTTGAACTCACGGCTATACAGAACAACTCAGAGTTGAGGAAAATACTCACTGCTACTTCTAATAAGTCGATTATCGTGATTGAAGACATTGATTGCTCGTTGGATCTTACtggcaaaagaaagaagaaagagagcaaCTTGATGATATGGAGAAAAGATGGAGACCAagacaatgaagaaaacaagagtttCGTAACACTCTCGGGGCTTTTGAACTTCATTGACGGGATCTGGTCTGCTTGTGGACAAGAGCGGATCATTGTCTTCACCACGAATCACTTGGCGAAACTTGACCCTGCTCTAATCAGGAGAGGGAGAATGGATATGCATATAGAGTTGTCCTATTGCACTTTCGAGGCGTTCAAGACTCTAGCCAAGAACTATCTGGATCTTGATTCTCATCCCCTGTTCAGTAAGATCGAGTCTTTAATGAAGGAAACGAATATCGCGCCGGCTGATGTTGCTGAGaacttgatgaagaagaatcgtGAAACAGATGCTGATGGATCTCTTAACGATCTGATTGAGTCTctggagagaaagaagaaggttcaGATAGCTCAAGTAGATGAACACAAGGAATATAGTAATAAGATAGTTGAAGCATTTCGCAAGTTATTTTAA
- a CDS encoding Zinc finger, C3HC4 type (RING finger) family protein (Zinc finger, C3HC4 type (RING finger) family protein; FUNCTIONS IN: zinc ion binding; EXPRESSED IN: root; CONTAINS InterPro DOMAIN/s: Zinc finger, RING-type (InterPro:IPR001841), Zinc finger, C3HC4 RING-type (InterPro:IPR018957); BEST Arabidopsis thaliana protein match is: Zinc finger, C3HC4 type (RING finger) family protein (TAIR:AT5G43200.1); Has 7635 Blast hits to 7616 proteins in 271 species: Archae - 0; Bacteria - 6; Metazoa - 1933; Fungi - 653; Plants - 3895; Viruses - 30; Other Eukaryotes - 1118 (source: NCBI BLink).): protein METESFKLDVHVQALSQDQSLGFVSTVLISQYREVEEFLINEKDDTVTSLGSYPEDSSTSHDPLISLKLPSFKPNDVYQRLQTHLHDHDLSEQLSYKIVQAQQRQKRQSFYLPQQRPLFMIVSVKLTHKVYNVVSCDSAPLATDFDQESQQEEEEESKTCAICLENLLRSEDYCEMPTCSHYFHEPCLTEWLTRDNNSCPLCRKPVDKLHS, encoded by the coding sequence ATGGAAACAGAATCTTTCAAACTCGATGTTCATGTACAAGCTTTGTCTCAAGATCAGTCGTTAGGGTTCGTAAGTACGGTACTAATCAGTCAATACAGAGAAGTAGAGGAATTTCTCATCAACGAGAAGGATGATACTGTCACAAGTCTCGGATCTTACCCGGAGGATTCTTCTACTAGTCACGACCCACTAATCTCTCTGAAACTCCCAAGTTTCAAACCAAACGACGTCTATCAACGTCTCCAGACCCATCTCCACGATCATGACTTGTCCGAACAATTATCTTACAAGATTGTCCAAGCCCAACAACGGCAAAAAAGACAAAGTTTTTACTTGCCACAACAACGACCTTTATTCATGATCGTCTCTGTCAAATTGACACACAAGGTTTACAACGTTGTGTCTTGTGATTCTGCTCCGTTGGCAACAGATTTCGACCAAGAGAgccaacaagaagaagaagaggaatcgAAGACTTGTGCCATCTGTTTGGAGAATTTGTTGAGATCGGAGGATTACTGCGAGATGCCTACTTGTTCCCATTATTTTCATGAACCATGTCTCACTGAGTGGTTGACTCGAGATAATAACTCATGCCCTCTCTGTCGCAAACCTGTTGACAAACTACACAGTTGA
- a CDS encoding actin cross-linking protein, putative (DUF569) (FUNCTIONS IN: molecular_function unknown; INVOLVED IN: biological_process unknown; LOCATED IN: endomembrane system; EXPRESSED IN: leaf whorl, male gametophyte, flower, pollen tube; EXPRESSED DURING: L mature pollen stage, M germinated pollen stage, 4 anthesis; CONTAINS InterPro DOMAIN/s: Protein of unknown function DUF569 (InterPro:IPR007679), Actin cross-linking (InterPro:IPR008999); BEST Arabidopsis thaliana protein match is: Protein of unknown function (DUF569) (TAIR:AT3G01311.1); Has 232 Blast hits to 210 proteins in 16 species: Archae - 0; Bacteria - 0; Metazoa - 4; Fungi - 0; Plants - 228; Viruses - 0; Other Eukaryotes - 0 (source: NCBI BLink).): MIFNPILGGKIAAVAIKRSLFQIFVILYKRTIMEIFKKAETVRLRSYHDKYLLAEEDEESVSQDRDGRSMNARWTVEVVEKADVIRLKSCFGKYLTASNIPMFLGMTGKRVTQTLPRRLDSSTEWEPVREGVQVRLKTRYGQYLRANGGLPPWRNSITHDIPHRSTTQDWVLWDIDILESRKKKAPPVAEPAYTPLPPPPPPPELLQVRKDDHQEPNSPKGFSLSSPVKADGRLIYYRIGDEDGNVDETAKEELFCFKGMGLEELKEKLIEETGLSDISICSKNPLNGKLYPLRLHLPPNNTKMHVVLIPSPSKGDAASTS, encoded by the exons ATGATCTTCAATCCAATCCTTGGAGGTAAAATCGCAGCTGTGGCCATCAAAAGATCCCTGTTTCAG atttttgtaattttatacaaaagaaCAATAATGGAGATTTTCAAAAAGGCTGAAACCGTGCGTTTACGTAGCTACCACGACAAGTATCTTCTAGCAGAGGAGGATGAAGAATCCGTGAGCCAGGACAGAGACGGGCGGTCTATGAACGCAAGATGGACGGTGGAGGTTGTAGAAAAGGCGGATGTGATTCGTCTCAAGAGCTGCTTTGGCAAGTACCTAACCGCTTCAAACATCCCAATGTTCCTTGGGATGACTGGCAAGAGGGTGACACAAACGCTGCCACGGAGGCTAGACTCATCAACTGAATGGGAACCCGTTAGAGAAGGTGTTCAGGTTAGGCTCAAGACAAG GTATGGACAGTATCTCCGAGCTAATGGGGGTTTACCGCCATGGAGGAATTCGATTACCCATGATATACCTCATAGGTCAACCACACAGGATTGGGTTTTATGGGATATTGACATTCTGGAAagcagaaagaagaaagcacCCCCAGTGGCTGAACCGGCTTATACGCCTCTCCcccctcctccaccaccaccagagCTTCTGCAAGTAAGAAAAGATGATCATCAAGAGCCCAATTCACCCAAAGGATTCTCTCTCAG CTCACCAGTCAAGGCAGATGGCAGACTAATTTATTATCGGATTGGGGACGAAGATGGGAACGTGGATGAAACAGCAAAGGAAGAGCTTTTCTGCTTCAAGGGAATGGGACTAGAAGAGCTGAAAGAGAAGCTTATAGAAGAGACAGGTCTGAGTGATATATCAATCTGTTCCAAAAACCCTTTAAACGGAAAATTATATCCCCTTCGGTTACATCTTCCTCCCAACAACACAAAGATGCATGTCGTATTGATCCCTTCGCCTTCAAAAG GGGATGCTGCAAGCACTTCTTGA
- a CDS encoding actin cross-linking protein, putative (DUF569) (FUNCTIONS IN: molecular_function unknown; INVOLVED IN: biological_process unknown; LOCATED IN: endomembrane system; EXPRESSED IN: leaf whorl, male gametophyte, flower, pollen tube; EXPRESSED DURING: L mature pollen stage, M germinated pollen stage, 4 anthesis; CONTAINS InterPro DOMAIN/s: Protein of unknown function DUF569 (InterPro:IPR007679), Actin cross-linking (InterPro:IPR008999); BEST Arabidopsis thaliana protein match is: Protein of unknown function (DUF569) (TAIR:AT3G01311.1); Has 233 Blast hits to 211 proteins in 16 species: Archae - 0; Bacteria - 0; Metazoa - 4; Fungi - 0; Plants - 229; Viruses - 0; Other Eukaryotes - 0 (source: NCBI BLink).), which produces MIFNPILGGKIAAVAIKRSLFQIFVILYKRTIMEIFKKAETVRLRSYHDKYLLAEEDEESVSQDRDGRSMNARWTVEVVEKADVIRLKSCFGKYLTASNIPMFLGMTGKRVTQTLPRRLDSSTEWEPVREGVQVRLKTRYGQYLRANGGLPPWRNSITHDIPHRSTTQDWVLWDIDILESRKKKAPPVAEPAYTPLPPPPPPPELLQVRKDDHQEPNSPKGFSLRSPRFSKSESDDTVSSPVKADGRLIYYRIGDEDGNVDETAKEELFCFKGMGLEELKEKLIEETGLSDISICSKNPLNGKLYPLRLHLPPNNTKMHVVLIPSPSKGDAASTS; this is translated from the exons ATGATCTTCAATCCAATCCTTGGAGGTAAAATCGCAGCTGTGGCCATCAAAAGATCCCTGTTTCAG atttttgtaattttatacaaaagaaCAATAATGGAGATTTTCAAAAAGGCTGAAACCGTGCGTTTACGTAGCTACCACGACAAGTATCTTCTAGCAGAGGAGGATGAAGAATCCGTGAGCCAGGACAGAGACGGGCGGTCTATGAACGCAAGATGGACGGTGGAGGTTGTAGAAAAGGCGGATGTGATTCGTCTCAAGAGCTGCTTTGGCAAGTACCTAACCGCTTCAAACATCCCAATGTTCCTTGGGATGACTGGCAAGAGGGTGACACAAACGCTGCCACGGAGGCTAGACTCATCAACTGAATGGGAACCCGTTAGAGAAGGTGTTCAGGTTAGGCTCAAGACAAG GTATGGACAGTATCTCCGAGCTAATGGGGGTTTACCGCCATGGAGGAATTCGATTACCCATGATATACCTCATAGGTCAACCACACAGGATTGGGTTTTATGGGATATTGACATTCTGGAAagcagaaagaagaaagcacCCCCAGTGGCTGAACCGGCTTATACGCCTCTCCcccctcctccaccaccaccagagCTTCTGCAAGTAAGAAAAGATGATCATCAAGAGCCCAATTCACCCAAAGGATTCTCTCTCAGGTCCCCAAGGTTTTCCAAATCCGAG TCTGATGACACTGTCAGCTCACCAGTCAAGGCAGATGGCAGACTAATTTATTATCGGATTGGGGACGAAGATGGGAACGTGGATGAAACAGCAAAGGAAGAGCTTTTCTGCTTCAAGGGAATGGGACTAGAAGAGCTGAAAGAGAAGCTTATAGAAGAGACAGGTCTGAGTGATATATCAATCTGTTCCAAAAACCCTTTAAACGGAAAATTATATCCCCTTCGGTTACATCTTCCTCCCAACAACACAAAGATGCATGTCGTATTGATCCCTTCGCCTTCAAAAG GGGATGCTGCAAGCACTTCTTGA